A genomic window from Phyllopteryx taeniolatus isolate TA_2022b chromosome 2, UOR_Ptae_1.2, whole genome shotgun sequence includes:
- the lgr4 gene encoding leucine-rich repeat-containing G-protein coupled receptor 4 isoform X4, whose product MLQNNQLKTVPGAALKNLHFLQSLRLDANHITAVPDDSFEVLQQLRHLWLDDNDLTEVPVGSLRHQANLQALTLALNRILYIPDNAFANLTSLVVLHLHNNRITEIGNKCFTGLVNLETLDLNFNNLIAFPKAIEALPKLKELGFHSNDITSIPEGAFHNNPLLRTIHFYDNPLSYVGSTAFQNLSDLHSLMLRGAGMMHDFPILTWTNNIESLTLSGTRISSVPTDLWDDLKLLRTLDLSYNEIKELPSLQGCVQLQEISFQHNQIEQIGRQHFQGLTALRLLDLSRNKIRFIHRDAFLTLAALTNLDLSINSLTVLSMTGLSALSQLKLSGNPQMKNVLTVRQLPKLRSISLPYAYQCCAFVGCEESDVKRSGGGEEVERISMIMHCSPSPGAFKPCEHLLGNWMIRLTVWFICLVSLVFNSLVLVATFSPSHCTLGHSHWWPPSIPPARLLMGLLALANLLTGLYVGVLTVLDVATWGSFAEFGVWWEMGAGCKFTGSLAVFASEWAVLLLLLAAVERSVAVRDILSKEMISPRRSSLGRRGCWRRDRRFNLAAWLLGLFATAAACLPLLTFSDQSASPLCLPFAGGESPALSVTVVLVLLNALAYLFTAAVYTQLYCHLGRVELVDPEQTGALRHVAWLIFTNCIFFCPVAAFSFTPLLTGSTAGGPEIAKSVILIFFPLPACLNPVLYVFFSPAFKEDWLRLRSCGRLTRETKQTGGGSHEDDGGDSDLSGGGSSAQLNFDCGVYSQLCGEMVVCEECEARLHGKTCSSPSSSTVCSHLVKSHSCPTLLTGVATCQHAEGFWPDSGTSSAQSVYADEEDSFVSESSDQVQACGRACFCQSRGLPLVHYSYSIPRVKD is encoded by the exons CCGACTAGATGCAAACCATATTACTGCAGTTCCAGATGACAGTTTTGAGGTTCTTCAGCAACTGCGGCATCTGTGGTTGGATGACAACGACCTTACAGAGGTCCCAGTTGGTTCTCTGCGGCACCAAGCAAACCTACAAGCGCTAACGTTGGCACTCAACCGCATCTTGTACATACCAGACAACGCCTTTGCAAACCTCACCAGTCTAGTTGTACT GCATCTTCACAACAACAGAATTACAGAGATTGGCAACAAATGCTTCACTGGTCTTGTGAACCTGGAAACACT GGATCTTAACTTTAACAACCTAATTGCTTTTCCCAAAGCAATCGAAGCCCTGCCCAAACTGAAAGAACT GGGATTCCATAGCAATGATATAACTTCCATACCTGAAGGGGCTTTTCATAACAACCCCTTACTAAGAACCAT ACATTTCTATGACAACCCTTTGTCCTATGTGGGTTCTACGGCTTTCCAGAATTTGTCTGACCTCCACTCCCT GATGCTGCGTGGAGCAGGCATGATGCATGACTTCCCAATCCTCACATGGACAAACAACATTGAGAGCCT gaCACTGTCGGGGACCAGGATATCGTCTGTCCCCACGGATCTGTGGGACGATCTCAAGCTCCTAAGGACACT AGATTTGTCCTACAATGAGATCAAGGAGTTACCATCCCTTCAGGGCTGTGTCCAACTGCAGGAGAT AAGCTTTCAGCACAACCAAATTGAGCAAATAGGAAGGCAACATTTTCAaggtcttactgctcttcgttTACT AGACCTGAGTAGAAATAAAATCAGATTTATTCACAGAGATGCATTTCTGACCCTTGCTGCTCTCACTAACCT AGATCTGAGTATAAACTCTCTGACTGTGCTTTCAATGACTGGACTGAGTGCCCTCAGTCAGCTGAAACTCTCAGGGAACCCACAGATGAAAAATGTGCTGACTGTAAGGCAGTTACCCAAACTCAG ATCAATTTCCCTTCCTTACGCCTACCAATGTTGTGCATTTGTGGGATGTGAGGAAAGTGACGTCAAGCGATCAGGAG GTGGAGAGGAGGTGGAACGAATTTCAATGATTATGCATTGCTCTCCCTCACCAG GAGCTTTCAAGCCTTGTGAGCATCTTTTAGGCAACTGGATGATTCGCCTGACAGTCTGGTTTATCTGCCTAGTGTCGCTGGTTTTTAACAGTCTAGTGCTGGTTGCCACCTTCTCCCCCTCACACTGCACCTTAGGTCACTCCCACTGGTggcctccatccatccctccagcCAGGTTGTTGATGGGGCTTCTCGCCTTGGCAAACCTGCTCACAGGTCTCTATGTGGGTGTGTTAACTGTGCTGGACGTTGCTACTTGGGGATCCTTCGCCGAGTTTGGTGTGTGGTGGGAAATGGGAGCTGGCTGCAAGTTCACAGGCTCTCTTGCAGTCTTCGCGTCAGAGTGGGCAGTTTTGTTGCTCTTACTGGCAGCAGTGGAGCGCAGCGTTGCTGTGCGGGATATTCTCAGCAAAGAGATGATCTCACCCAGGAGGAGCAGCCTCGGCCGCAGAGGATGCTGGAGACGAGATCGCCGCTTCAACCTGGCAGCGTGGCTTCTGGGGCTATTTGCCACCGCTGCAGCCTGTCTGCCTCTACTGACGTTCAGCGACCAGTCTGCCTCGCCTCTCTGCCTGCCCTTCGCTGGGGGTGAGAGTCCAGCACTGAGTGTCACGGTTGTTCTGGTGCTGCTGAACGCACTGGCTTACCTGTTCACGGCAGCCGTATACACTCAGCTGTATTGCCACCTTGGGAGGGTGGAGCTGGTTGACCCGGAACAGACGGGTGCCCTACGCCATGTAGCTTGGCTCATCTTCACCAACTGCATCTTCTTTTGCCCCGTGGCTGCTTTTTCCTTCACCCCCCTCTTAACAGGATCTACTGCCGGAGGCCCAGAGATCGCCAAGTCCGTCATTCTCATTTTCTTCCCTCTGCCCGCGTGCCTCAACCCGGTTCTCTATGTTTTCTTCAGCCCAGCCTTCAAGGAGGACTGGCTGAGGTTACGCAGCTGTGGTCGTTTAACCAGGGAGACAAAACAAACCGGAGGCGGAAGTCACGAAGATGATGGTGGTGACTCTGATCTCTCGGGTGGAGGCTCCTCCGCTCAATTAAACTTTGACTGTGGTGTTTACTCTCAACTTTGTGGAGAGATGGTTGTGTGTGAAGAGTGTGAGGCCAGGCTGCATGGAAAGACCTGCTCTTCCCCCTCTTCCTCCACAGTGTGCAGTCACTTGGTGAAGTCTCACAGCTGTCCCACCCTCTTGACAGGAGTGGCCACGTGCCAGCACGCTGAAGGATTCTGGCCCGACAGTGGTACGTCGTCCGCTCAGTCGGTGTACGCCGACGAGGAGGACTCGTTTGTATCTGAAAGCTCAGACCAAGTTCAGGCATGCGGCAGAGCCTGCTTCTGTCAGAGCAGAGGCCTCCCTTTAGTACACTACTCATACAGCATACCTCGAGTCAAAGACTAA